CACCCTGCCGCTCGTCGCCGGGTATGCGGTGATCAATATGGTCCTTGGCTTCAAGAACTACCTCAACGCCTACGACATCATCGTTGGCCTTACCGACGGCGGCCCCGGAGTCGCCACACGCAGCGTCGCGATGTCGATCTTCCGCGGCTTCGAAGGCGGCGACTACGCGTACCAGATGGCCAATGCCGTGATCTTCTTCCTCATCAGCATCGTCATCGCACTCATCCAGCTTCGCTTCACTCGTGGCAAAGGAGGGGTCGCAGCATGAGCAGCGCACCCAGCACCATCACAGCAGGACCCGCGGCCGCCGGGAAGAAACATCCGATCCGCGCCGTCAAAGAACGCAGCAACTGGCCTGCGACCATCGTCCTTATCGTCTGCACGCTCAGCGTGCTCGTCCCGTTGTACGTCACCATCAGCATGGCGTTCAAAACCACCGGCCAGGCGGTGGACGGCAACGCCTTCTCGCTGCCGAGCCCCCTGACCTTCGACAGTTTCGTCCAGGCATGGACGCTCACGAACTTCCCGCGCGGCTTCGGAATCTCGGTGTTCGTGTCCGTGACCGCCGTTGCGGGGGAAATCATCGTGTCGGCGCTGGCAGCCTACGCGATCGTCCGCAACTGGGACCGCCGGCTCTTCCGCTGGTCCTTCTTCTACCTGCTCGCGGCGATGTTCATCCCGTTCCCCGTGGTGGCGCTGCCGCAGATCCAGCTCACGGGCCTTATCGGACTGGACAATCCACTCGGCGTTGCGATCCTGCACATCGTCTTTGCCCTGGCGTTCAACACGATGCTTTTTACGGCCTTCCTGCGCTCCATCCCGCTGGAGCTGGAGGAAAGCATGCGCATTGACGGCGCCGGCACGTGGCAGGTGTTCTGGAAGCTCATCTTCCCCCTGCTCGGGCCGATGAGCGCCACGGTGGGCATCTTCGCCTTCATCGCGTCATGGAACGACTTCATGATGCCGTCACTCATCATTTCCGACCCGGAACTGCAGACGATCCCGGTGCTGCAGAAGATCTTCCAGACGCAGTTCAGCAACAGCTACAACGTCGCCTTCGCCTCGTACCTGATGGCGATGGCGCCGGCGATCGTCGTCTACCTCTTTACCCAGCGCTGGGTAATGTCCGGCCTGACCCAGGGCGCAGTCAAGTGACCCCAGCGGCCCAACCGACCACAGACACAAAAGTAAAGGACCAAGTCTTGCCCTCTATCGCCACCAAGGCAACCAGCACCGGGCCCAAACAGATGACCGACCCCGACTGGTGGCGCCAGGCCTCGGTCTACCAGATTTACCCCCGCAGCTTCGCCGACTCCAACGGCGACGGTATCGGTGACATCAACGGCATCACCGCCAAGGTCCCTTACCTGAAGGCCCTGGGAATCGATGCGGTCTGGCTGAGCCCGTTCTACCCTTCAGCCCTCGCCGACGGCGGCTATGACGTGGACGACTACCGTGACGTTGACCCGCGGCTCGGCACTCTCGAGGACTTCAACGACATGGCCTCCGCCCTGCACTCCGCCGGCATCAAGCTGATCGTGGACATCGTACCCAACCACTCCTCGAACCGCCACGAGTGGTTCCAGGAAGCCCTCGCCTCCCCGAAGGGATCCCCCGCCCGCGACCGCTACATCTTCCGCGACGGACTCGGCGACAACGGTGAACTTCCGCCGTCAGACTGGGACTCCGTGTTCGGCGGTCCCGCCTGGGACCGCATCACAGAACCCGACGGAACTCCGGGGCAGTGGTACATGCACATCTTCGCCAAGGAACAGCCGGACTTCAACTGGGACAACCGCGAGGTTCGCGAAGACTTCCTGAAGACCTTGCGCTTCTGGTCCGACCGGGGAGTGGACGGTTTCCGCATTGACGTCGCCCATGCCCTGACCAAGAACCTCGAAGAGTCCCTGCCCACCAAGGCAGACCTCGAAACCCAGGGCGAGGCGCTGTACCTTGCGGGTGCGCATCCGTACTGGGACCGCGACGAAGTCCACGAGATCTATGCCGAGTGGCGCAAGCTCTTCAACGAGTACAACCCGCCGCGCACCGCTGTTGCCGAAGCCTGGGTCCACGCAGACCGCCGGGCACGCTACGCCAGCCCGGAGGGCCTCGGCCAGGCCTTCAATTTCGACCTGCTGCAGGCAGACTTTGACGGCGCCCAGTACCGGAAGATCATCACCAAGAACCTCGCCGAGGCCCAGGCTTCCGGCGCTTCCTCCACGTGGGTGTTCTCCAACCACGACGTCGTCCGGCACGCCACACGCTACGGGCTGCCGGTCTCCGGACCTTCGGCCGAGGGCGGGATCATGGCCGGCGAGGCAGGCAAGCAGTGGCTGCTGGCCGGCGGCAGGCAGGAAGACGTCGACGTGGAACTCGGCCTGCGCCGCGCCCGAGCCGCCTCATTGCTGATGTTCGCCCTTCCAGGCTCCGCGTACCTCTACCAGGGCGAGGAACTGGGCCTGCAGGAAGTCGGCAGCGAAATCCCCGACGCAGAACGCCAGGACCCGGCCTTCTTCCGCAACAAAGGCGTGGAAATCGGCCGCGACGGCTGCCGCGTGCCGCTGCCCTGGACAGGCTCGGGCACCTCGTTCGGTTTCGGGATCGGCGGTGCCCACCTGCCGCAACCGGAATGGTTCGCAGGCTACTCAGTGGAAGCCCAGCAGGCCCGGGAAGAGTCAACCCTGTCCCTCTACCGCAGGGCGCTGGCCCTGCGGTCACGGCTGCAGACCACCGAAGCGCTGGAATGGCTGGAAACCGGCCGGCCTGACGTCCTGGCCTTCCGGCGCCCCAACGGCGGGACCTCCGTAACGAACTTCGGCACGGAAGCCTTCGAACTGCCCGCCGGCAAGGTACTGGTCTCCAGTTCGCCGCTCACGGCAGGTTCCCTGCCCGGAGCAGCCACGGCCTGGCTCCAGGAAGCGTGATGGCAGGACCCTCGACCGATACCACGGACGTGCCGTCCGGACTGGATTTCGGGATCGGCATCGATGTCGGCGGG
The Arthrobacter sp. PGP41 genome window above contains:
- a CDS encoding carbohydrate ABC transporter permease; its protein translation is MSSAPSTITAGPAAAGKKHPIRAVKERSNWPATIVLIVCTLSVLVPLYVTISMAFKTTGQAVDGNAFSLPSPLTFDSFVQAWTLTNFPRGFGISVFVSVTAVAGEIIVSALAAYAIVRNWDRRLFRWSFFYLLAAMFIPFPVVALPQIQLTGLIGLDNPLGVAILHIVFALAFNTMLFTAFLRSIPLELEESMRIDGAGTWQVFWKLIFPLLGPMSATVGIFAFIASWNDFMMPSLIISDPELQTIPVLQKIFQTQFSNSYNVAFASYLMAMAPAIVVYLFTQRWVMSGLTQGAVK
- a CDS encoding glycoside hydrolase family 13 protein — protein: MTDPDWWRQASVYQIYPRSFADSNGDGIGDINGITAKVPYLKALGIDAVWLSPFYPSALADGGYDVDDYRDVDPRLGTLEDFNDMASALHSAGIKLIVDIVPNHSSNRHEWFQEALASPKGSPARDRYIFRDGLGDNGELPPSDWDSVFGGPAWDRITEPDGTPGQWYMHIFAKEQPDFNWDNREVREDFLKTLRFWSDRGVDGFRIDVAHALTKNLEESLPTKADLETQGEALYLAGAHPYWDRDEVHEIYAEWRKLFNEYNPPRTAVAEAWVHADRRARYASPEGLGQAFNFDLLQADFDGAQYRKIITKNLAEAQASGASSTWVFSNHDVVRHATRYGLPVSGPSAEGGIMAGEAGKQWLLAGGRQEDVDVELGLRRARAASLLMFALPGSAYLYQGEELGLQEVGSEIPDAERQDPAFFRNKGVEIGRDGCRVPLPWTGSGTSFGFGIGGAHLPQPEWFAGYSVEAQQAREESTLSLYRRALALRSRLQTTEALEWLETGRPDVLAFRRPNGGTSVTNFGTEAFELPAGKVLVSSSPLTAGSLPGAATAWLQEA